The proteins below are encoded in one region of Syngnathus acus chromosome 2, fSynAcu1.2, whole genome shotgun sequence:
- the LOC119131313 gene encoding synaptotagmin-2-like isoform X1 gives MTKWNLFKHQTTPMVAAKPTGASALTVTPAPVALVSADNSTEPVSKNDAFDEIKNKFLNEIDKIPLPSWAIIAIAVVAALLILTCCFCIVKKCCCKKKKNKKGKKGKGDMGMKNLKGGEKQQDDDDEEDDVEPGLTGDEKEEEVKEKEKLGKLQYSIDYDFQENKLTVGILQAADLLSMDSGGTSDPYVKVFVLPDKKKKYDTKVHKKTLNPVFNETFVFKIPFQEMGGKTLVMSVYDFDRFSKHDVIGEIKTPMNTLDLAKPIEEWRDLDSADQEEPEKLGDICISLRYVPTAGKLTICILEAKNLKKMDVGGLSDPYVKINLLQNGKRLKKKKTTVKKNTLNPYYNESFSFEIPLEQMQKIQAVITVLDYDKIGKNDAIGKIWVGSKGTGAGLKHWSDMLANPRRPIAQWHPLQPEEEVDAALAALAAKK, from the exons ATGACTAAGTGGAATTTGTTCAAGCACCAGACAACGCCCATGGTCGCTGCCAAGCCAACAGGGGCCAGTGCCTTGACTGTGACTCCTGCCCCTGTCGCGCTGGTCTCTGCAGACAACTCCACCGAGCCGGTCAGCAAGAACGATGCCTTTGACGAGATCAAAAACAAGTTTCTGAATGAAATCGATAAGATCCCAC TGCCATCCTGGGCCATCATTGCCATTGCTGTGGTCGCTGCTTTACTTATCCTAACGTGCTGCTTCTGCATCGTCAAGAAATGTTgctgcaagaagaagaagaacaagaagGGCAAGAAGGGAAAGGGTGACATGGGGATGAAGAACCTCAAAGGAGGAGAG AAACAACAggacgatgacgacgaggaAGACGATGTCGAACCAGGACTGACTGGAgatgaaaaagaagaggaggtgAAGGAGAAAGAGAAACTGGGAAAGCTGCAGTACTCCATTGATTATGACTTCCAGGAGAACAAG CTGACAGTGGGAATCCTGCAAGCTGCCGATCTCCTCTCCATGGACAGTGGTGGCACCTCTGACCCCTATGTCAAGGTCTTTGTCCTACctgacaagaagaagaagtatGACACTAAGGTTCACAAGAAAACTCTCAACCCAGTCTTCAATGAGACTTTCGTCTTTAAG ATTCCATTCCAAGAGATGGGAGGAAAGACTCTGGTCATGTCTGTCTATGACTTTGATCGCTTCTCGAAACATGACGTTATCGGCGAGATTAAAACACCCATGAACACCCTTGACTTGGCAAAGCCAATCGAGGAGTGGCGAGATTTAGACAGCGCGGACCAAGAAGAG CCGGAGAAGCTGGGAGACATTTGCATCTCTCTTCGTTATGTACCCACTGCTGGTAAACTCACAATCTGCATTCTGGAAGCCAAGAAcctgaagaaaatggatgtggGGGGGCTTTCAG ATCCCTATGTGAAGATTAATCTGCTGCAAAATGGAAAGaggctgaagaagaagaagacaacaGTTAAGAAGAACACATTGAATCCTTACTACAACGAATCGTTCAGCTTTGAGATTCCTCTTGAGCAAATGCAG aaaatcCAAGCTGTGATCACAGTGCTGGATTACGACAAGATTGGTAAAAACGATGCCATCGGGAAGATATGGGTGGGTAGCAAGGGTACCGGGGCCGGGCTGAAACACTGGTCCGACATGTTGGCCAACCCCCGACGTCCCATCGCTCAGTGGCATCCACTGCAGccagaggaggaggtggatgCTGCCCTCGCAGCCCTGGCTGCCAAGAAGTAA
- the LOC119131313 gene encoding synaptotagmin-2-like isoform X2: MTKWNLFKHQTTPMVAAKPTGASALTVTPAPVALVSADNSTEPVSKNDAFDEIKNKFLNEIDKIPLPSWAIIAIAVVAALLILTCCFCIVKKCCCKKKKNKKGKKGKGDMGMKNLKGGEDDDDEEDDVEPGLTGDEKEEEVKEKEKLGKLQYSIDYDFQENKLTVGILQAADLLSMDSGGTSDPYVKVFVLPDKKKKYDTKVHKKTLNPVFNETFVFKIPFQEMGGKTLVMSVYDFDRFSKHDVIGEIKTPMNTLDLAKPIEEWRDLDSADQEEPEKLGDICISLRYVPTAGKLTICILEAKNLKKMDVGGLSDPYVKINLLQNGKRLKKKKTTVKKNTLNPYYNESFSFEIPLEQMQKIQAVITVLDYDKIGKNDAIGKIWVGSKGTGAGLKHWSDMLANPRRPIAQWHPLQPEEEVDAALAALAAKK, from the exons ATGACTAAGTGGAATTTGTTCAAGCACCAGACAACGCCCATGGTCGCTGCCAAGCCAACAGGGGCCAGTGCCTTGACTGTGACTCCTGCCCCTGTCGCGCTGGTCTCTGCAGACAACTCCACCGAGCCGGTCAGCAAGAACGATGCCTTTGACGAGATCAAAAACAAGTTTCTGAATGAAATCGATAAGATCCCAC TGCCATCCTGGGCCATCATTGCCATTGCTGTGGTCGCTGCTTTACTTATCCTAACGTGCTGCTTCTGCATCGTCAAGAAATGTTgctgcaagaagaagaagaacaagaagGGCAAGAAGGGAAAGGGTGACATGGGGATGAAGAACCTCAAAGGAGGAGAG gacgatgacgacgaggaAGACGATGTCGAACCAGGACTGACTGGAgatgaaaaagaagaggaggtgAAGGAGAAAGAGAAACTGGGAAAGCTGCAGTACTCCATTGATTATGACTTCCAGGAGAACAAG CTGACAGTGGGAATCCTGCAAGCTGCCGATCTCCTCTCCATGGACAGTGGTGGCACCTCTGACCCCTATGTCAAGGTCTTTGTCCTACctgacaagaagaagaagtatGACACTAAGGTTCACAAGAAAACTCTCAACCCAGTCTTCAATGAGACTTTCGTCTTTAAG ATTCCATTCCAAGAGATGGGAGGAAAGACTCTGGTCATGTCTGTCTATGACTTTGATCGCTTCTCGAAACATGACGTTATCGGCGAGATTAAAACACCCATGAACACCCTTGACTTGGCAAAGCCAATCGAGGAGTGGCGAGATTTAGACAGCGCGGACCAAGAAGAG CCGGAGAAGCTGGGAGACATTTGCATCTCTCTTCGTTATGTACCCACTGCTGGTAAACTCACAATCTGCATTCTGGAAGCCAAGAAcctgaagaaaatggatgtggGGGGGCTTTCAG ATCCCTATGTGAAGATTAATCTGCTGCAAAATGGAAAGaggctgaagaagaagaagacaacaGTTAAGAAGAACACATTGAATCCTTACTACAACGAATCGTTCAGCTTTGAGATTCCTCTTGAGCAAATGCAG aaaatcCAAGCTGTGATCACAGTGCTGGATTACGACAAGATTGGTAAAAACGATGCCATCGGGAAGATATGGGTGGGTAGCAAGGGTACCGGGGCCGGGCTGAAACACTGGTCCGACATGTTGGCCAACCCCCGACGTCCCATCGCTCAGTGGCATCCACTGCAGccagaggaggaggtggatgCTGCCCTCGCAGCCCTGGCTGCCAAGAAGTAA